The DNA sequence TCAGCGCCTGCATCTTCGGCGGCGTCGGCATGAACCCACAGGTTCAGGCCATGTCCCGTGGCGTTGACGTGCTGGTCGCCTGCCCGGGTCGTCTGCTCGACCTGTGCGGCCAGGGCAGCGTCGATCTGTCCCACGTTGAAATCCTCGTGCTCGACGAAGCCGACCGCATGCTCGACATGGGCTTCGTCCACGACGTGAAGAAAGTCCTCGCCCGTCTGCCGGCCAAGCGCCAGAACCTGCTGTTCTCGGCGACCTTCTCCAAAGACATCACCGATCTTGCCGGCAAGCTGCTGCACAACCCGGAACGCATCGAAGTGACGCCGCCGAACACCACGGTCGAGCGCATCGAGCAACGCGTGTTCCGTCTGCCGGCCAGCCACAAGCGTGCGCTGCTGGCCCACCTGATCACCGCCGGCGCGTGGGAACAGGTGCTGGTGTTCACCCGCACCAAGCACGGCGCCAACCGTCTGGCCGAGTACCTGGACAAGCACGGCCTGCCGGCTGTGGCGATCCACGGCAACAAAAGCCAGAACGCCCGCACCAAAGCCCTGGCCGACTTCAAGGCCAACCAGGTACGCATTCTGGTAGCAACCGACATCGCGGCGCGCGGCCTGGACATCGACCAGTTGCCACACGTGGTCAACTTCGAACTGCCGAACGTCGATGAAGACTACGTGCACCGTATCGGCCGTACCGGCCGGGCCGGTCGTTCGGGCGAGGCGATCTCGCTGGTCGCGCCGGACGAAGAAAAACTGCTGAAAAGCATCGAACGCATGACCAAGCAGAAAATCGCCGACGGCGACCTGATGGGCTTCGATGCCAGCACCATCGAGGCCGAGAAGCCGGAAGCCCGTGAACGTCCGGACATGCGCAACCCGCGCAACGCCCGTGGCCCACGTGGCGACGGTCCGAATGGCGGCGGCGGTGGCGGCGGTCGTAAAGACAAAGGCAAAGACAAGGGCAAGGAAAAACCAGCCGGCGAACGCGGTGAGCGTGGCGAGCGTCCAGCCCGTCAACAGAAACCGCGCGAAGGTACCCCGGCCCGCGAACAGCGCCAGCCAAGCCAGCCGCCACGCGCCGCTGCCGACCGTGCTCCGGACGAATTCCTCGACGACGATATCGATAACTTCGGTAACCGCGTTGATTACGTGCCGAAGCAGGCTCCGGCCGGTGGTCGCAACCGTCGTCCAGGCGCTCCGGCGCAAGGCGCAGGTTCGGGCGCACCACGCGGCGGTCAGCCGCAAGGTCGCCAGAACGGCCCACGCAACAGCAACGGTTCGAGCACCGGCACGCCACCAGGCAAACGCAGCGGCCCGCGCAACGGTGCCCCGCGTGATGGTCAGGGTCGTCGCGATGAAAACTCGCGCAACCGCCGCCCGGCCCGCGACGATCAGCAACGCGCTGAACCGGCCGTGCAGAACCCGCGCAGCAGCGGTCCGAAGATCATGCACAAGGAATCAAAAGCCGACCGCTTCCCGACGCCTGAGCAGCTGGATCAACTGCCAAGCCGCCCACGCGGTGAAAAACCGGCCTTGCTGACCCGCAATCGCTGAGTTAACGCTGTAACAAAAAATGCCCCGGCCTCAAACCGGGGCATTTTATTGACCAACACAGAACCCTGTGGGAGCGAGCTTGCTCGCGA is a window from the Pseudomonas gozinkensis genome containing:
- a CDS encoding DEAD/DEAH box helicase, whose amino-acid sequence is MSFASLGLSEALVRAIEDAGYTEPTPVQQRAIPAVLQGRDLMVAAQTGTGKTGGFALPILERLFPNGHPDKSQRHGPRQPRVLVLTPTRELAAQVHDSFKIYARDLKFVSACIFGGVGMNPQVQAMSRGVDVLVACPGRLLDLCGQGSVDLSHVEILVLDEADRMLDMGFVHDVKKVLARLPAKRQNLLFSATFSKDITDLAGKLLHNPERIEVTPPNTTVERIEQRVFRLPASHKRALLAHLITAGAWEQVLVFTRTKHGANRLAEYLDKHGLPAVAIHGNKSQNARTKALADFKANQVRILVATDIAARGLDIDQLPHVVNFELPNVDEDYVHRIGRTGRAGRSGEAISLVAPDEEKLLKSIERMTKQKIADGDLMGFDASTIEAEKPEARERPDMRNPRNARGPRGDGPNGGGGGGGRKDKGKDKGKEKPAGERGERGERPARQQKPREGTPAREQRQPSQPPRAAADRAPDEFLDDDIDNFGNRVDYVPKQAPAGGRNRRPGAPAQGAGSGAPRGGQPQGRQNGPRNSNGSSTGTPPGKRSGPRNGAPRDGQGRRDENSRNRRPARDDQQRAEPAVQNPRSSGPKIMHKESKADRFPTPEQLDQLPSRPRGEKPALLTRNR